The following are encoded in a window of Aerococcus sanguinicola genomic DNA:
- a CDS encoding PTS sugar transporter subunit IIC, protein MDVLLGLFYLALILSFFTLFSFKAPYGAKTMSALADAAVASFLVEAVYGALFGTILDVPFLNGIAEANGSLAGVAAAGMVLLRLGSSPVNSLLVALAMMQFGVLPGFIGAYLVSFLVRYIQDHVKGGLDVFVVAATALPIAYAVAALISPVIDAALIQIGTIIEAASHSSPLLMGAILGAVFTVVSTAPLSSMALTAMMGLTGKAMAVAGLAIFSSATANYLLFTRLKIGTREESLSVALEPLTQAHLVTANPLPVYSTSALTGALAGMYIATTDLVNNTPGTASIIPGILAPLADNPPLQVLFAGAISLLIGAFVGFFASYFFRHYRIYTSQDIIED, encoded by the coding sequence ATGGATGTCTTATTAGGTTTGTTTTACTTAGCTTTGATTTTATCCTTCTTTACACTCTTTAGTTTTAAAGCGCCTTACGGGGCCAAGACCATGAGTGCCTTAGCCGATGCAGCAGTTGCTAGTTTCTTGGTTGAAGCTGTTTATGGGGCCCTTTTCGGAACGATCTTAGACGTGCCCTTCTTGAATGGAATTGCGGAAGCGAACGGTTCCTTAGCTGGGGTAGCTGCGGCTGGGATGGTTCTTCTCCGTTTGGGGTCTAGTCCGGTGAATTCTTTACTTGTGGCTCTGGCTATGATGCAGTTTGGTGTCTTACCAGGTTTTATTGGCGCTTACCTTGTTTCCTTCTTAGTGCGCTATATTCAAGACCATGTTAAAGGGGGCTTGGATGTTTTTGTTGTGGCAGCAACGGCCTTGCCTATTGCCTATGCGGTTGCAGCCCTAATTTCACCGGTTATTGATGCCGCCCTCATTCAGATTGGGACCATTATTGAGGCAGCTTCACATTCAAGTCCACTGTTAATGGGAGCTATTCTAGGAGCGGTTTTCACTGTTGTATCAACAGCGCCACTGAGTTCCATGGCCTTGACCGCTATGATGGGATTAACAGGAAAAGCTATGGCAGTGGCAGGCTTAGCTATTTTCTCCTCGGCAACTGCTAACTATCTACTCTTCACTCGCTTGAAGATTGGAACTAGGGAGGAGAGCCTGAGTGTGGCCTTAGAACCGCTTACCCAAGCCCACTTGGTAACAGCTAATCCGCTACCGGTGTATTCAACCAGTGCCTTGACGGGGGCTTTGGCTGGTATGTATATTGCAACGACTGATTTGGTTAATAATACGCCGGGTACAGCTTCTATTATTCCAGGTATATTAGCTCCCTTAGCGGATAACCCACCGCTTCAGGTATTGTTTGCGGGCGCTATTAGCTTGCTTATCGGAGCCTTTGTCGGTTTCTTTGCGAGTTATTTCTTCCGTCATTACAGGATTTATACTAGTCAAGATATTATTGAGGATTAA
- the glyA gene encoding serine hydroxymethyltransferase yields the protein MSRDVVFDYIDKEFERQQNGIELIASENWVSPAVREAQGSVLTNKYAEGYPGRRYYGGCEFVDEIETLAIDRLKELFGAEYANVQPHSGAQANMAVYSALLQPGDKVLGMNLTDGGHLTHGSKVNSSGKLYDFADYGVDKETERIDYDKLEETAKEVQPKLIVAGASAYAREIDFKRIGEIAKAIDAYFMVDMAHIAGLVAVGLHQNPVPYADVVTSTTHKTLRGPRGGVILSNNQDLFKKLNSAVFPGMQGGPLEHVIAGKAVAFGEALEDSFKDYQNQVVKNAQAMAKVFSDSGLHMVSGGTDNHLILLKVIDRDLTGQEVEAALDEVGITVNKNTIPFETLSPTKASGIRLGTPAVTTRGFKEEEAAKVAEWIVRIIENINDDKVKEEVKQEVQDLVKKFPLK from the coding sequence ATGTCAAGAGATGTTGTATTTGATTATATCGATAAGGAATTTGAACGCCAGCAAAATGGGATTGAGTTAATCGCGAGTGAAAACTGGGTATCCCCAGCTGTTCGTGAGGCTCAAGGTTCTGTACTCACTAACAAATACGCTGAAGGTTATCCTGGCCGTCGCTACTATGGTGGGTGCGAATTCGTTGATGAAATCGAAACCCTAGCCATTGACCGCTTAAAAGAACTCTTCGGTGCTGAATACGCCAACGTTCAACCTCACTCAGGTGCTCAAGCAAATATGGCTGTTTACTCTGCCCTCTTACAGCCAGGTGATAAAGTTCTTGGCATGAACTTAACAGATGGTGGTCACTTGACACACGGCTCTAAAGTTAACTCAAGTGGTAAACTCTATGATTTCGCTGACTACGGTGTAGACAAAGAAACTGAACGTATCGATTATGACAAGCTCGAAGAAACCGCTAAAGAAGTCCAACCAAAATTAATCGTTGCTGGGGCTTCTGCTTATGCACGCGAAATTGACTTCAAACGTATCGGTGAAATTGCTAAAGCAATTGACGCTTACTTCATGGTTGATATGGCTCACATCGCTGGTTTAGTTGCTGTTGGCCTCCACCAAAACCCAGTTCCTTATGCTGATGTTGTTACTTCAACAACTCATAAGACTTTGCGTGGTCCACGTGGCGGGGTTATCTTATCCAATAACCAAGACCTCTTTAAGAAATTAAACTCTGCTGTCTTCCCAGGCATGCAAGGTGGTCCATTAGAACACGTTATCGCTGGTAAAGCAGTTGCTTTCGGTGAAGCTCTTGAAGATTCCTTCAAAGACTACCAAAACCAAGTCGTTAAGAATGCTCAAGCCATGGCCAAAGTATTTAGCGACTCTGGTCTCCACATGGTATCTGGTGGGACTGACAACCACTTAATCTTGCTCAAGGTTATCGACCGCGACTTAACAGGTCAAGAAGTTGAAGCAGCCTTAGACGAAGTAGGTATCACTGTTAACAAGAACACCATCCCATTCGAAACCTTAAGCCCAACTAAAGCATCTGGTATCCGCTTAGGTACGCCTGCTGTTACGACTCGTGGCTTCAAGGAAGAAGAAGCAGCTAAAGTTGCGGAATGGATTGTTCGCATCATTGAAAATATCAATGACGACAAGGTGAAAGAAGAAGTTAAACAAGAAGTTCAAGACTTAGTGAAGAAATTCCCTCTTAAATAA
- a CDS encoding threonine/serine ThrE exporter family protein: MAVNEKQVPKKLLLETALLAGKIMTESNSETYRVEDTMERILSYSNLYSTVAISYATGLYASLDDLNEANNRLVGIKRIQTRGSVLHKVSKVNTVSRQLTNGEITLAVAYLKLLKIDSESNPYPIHMRFVGVIGLGMCFAVLFGGGVDEFIVTTFDAVFLSGLMYMTARYEISSPVENVFCTMMITLFAYAMQAWYFPNVSLGIVIVSTLMPLVPGTAITNSLRDIFHEDYLAGGARAMEAFFQALMIALGSLVALIIIGRLRG; this comes from the coding sequence ATGGCCGTAAATGAGAAACAAGTTCCTAAGAAATTACTCTTAGAGACGGCCCTGTTAGCTGGAAAGATTATGACGGAGAGTAACTCTGAAACTTACCGCGTGGAAGATACTATGGAGCGAATCTTAAGTTATTCGAACCTCTACTCGACAGTTGCTATATCCTATGCAACGGGCCTTTATGCCTCACTCGATGACTTGAATGAGGCCAATAATCGTTTAGTGGGGATTAAACGGATCCAAACGCGGGGGAGTGTCTTGCATAAGGTATCCAAGGTGAATACAGTATCTCGACAATTGACCAATGGAGAAATCACCTTGGCCGTAGCTTATCTGAAGCTGTTAAAGATTGATTCAGAAAGCAATCCCTACCCGATCCATATGCGCTTTGTTGGCGTGATTGGTCTGGGGATGTGTTTTGCTGTCCTCTTTGGCGGGGGCGTAGATGAGTTTATCGTGACGACCTTTGATGCCGTCTTCTTATCGGGTCTGATGTACATGACGGCGCGTTATGAGATATCTAGTCCGGTCGAGAATGTATTCTGTACCATGATGATCACGCTATTTGCCTATGCCATGCAGGCTTGGTATTTCCCTAATGTTTCCTTGGGGATTGTGATTGTTTCGACCTTGATGCCCCTGGTGCCCGGGACGGCTATTACCAATTCCTTACGGGATATCTTCCATGAAGATTATCTCGCAGGAGGTGCCCGAGCCATGGAAGCCTTCTTCCAGGCCCTAATGATTGCATTGGGGTCCTTGGTAGCCTTAATTATTATAGGGAGGCTTAGAGGATGA
- a CDS encoding adenylosuccinate synthase yields MSGIVVVGTQWGDEGKGKITDFLAKEASAIVRYQGGDNAGHTIQFDGKKFALHLIPSGIFSPDKLSIIGNGVVVNPQALVKELNYLKENGVDTSGLRISNRAHVILPYHIELDRLQEEAKGDQKIGTTIKGIGPAYTDKAARIGIRFCDLLEKDTFAEKLKANLAYHNQVIEKIYQGQALDFDSIFESYYAYGQEVKDYVADSSYLIGQLMDQGQRVLFEGAQGNMLDIDQGTYPFVTSSNPVAGGATVGTGIGATQIDKVVGVCKAYTSRVGEGAFPTELFDEVGDRIREVGHEYGTTTGRPRRVGWFDAVVMRHSKRISGLTDLSLNCVDVLSGLGEVKICVAYEKSDGSRIDYYPASLKELADCTPIYETLPGWSEDITACKRLDDLPDNARRYVERVSELVGVRISTFSVGPDRQQTNILNDIWHS; encoded by the coding sequence CTAGCTAAGGAGGCCAGCGCCATTGTCCGCTACCAGGGCGGCGATAACGCCGGTCATACCATCCAATTTGATGGGAAGAAATTTGCCCTCCACTTAATCCCTTCTGGTATCTTCTCGCCAGATAAGTTATCCATTATTGGCAACGGGGTTGTCGTCAATCCCCAAGCCTTAGTCAAAGAATTGAACTATCTTAAGGAGAATGGTGTAGACACGAGCGGTTTACGGATTTCCAACCGGGCCCATGTCATCCTGCCCTACCACATTGAATTAGACCGACTCCAAGAAGAAGCTAAGGGCGACCAAAAGATTGGAACGACCATTAAAGGGATCGGCCCTGCTTATACCGATAAGGCGGCTCGGATCGGGATTCGTTTCTGTGATTTACTGGAAAAGGATACCTTTGCGGAAAAATTAAAGGCGAATTTGGCTTATCACAATCAAGTGATTGAGAAGATTTACCAGGGACAAGCTTTAGATTTTGACTCTATTTTTGAAAGTTACTATGCTTATGGCCAAGAAGTCAAAGACTATGTGGCAGACTCTTCTTATTTGATTGGTCAGTTGATGGACCAAGGGCAGCGTGTCCTCTTTGAAGGAGCCCAAGGAAATATGCTGGATATTGACCAAGGGACCTATCCTTTTGTCACCTCTTCAAATCCTGTAGCTGGGGGCGCCACCGTTGGAACCGGGATCGGTGCGACCCAGATTGATAAGGTTGTTGGGGTCTGCAAGGCCTATACCTCACGTGTGGGTGAAGGGGCCTTCCCAACTGAGCTCTTTGATGAGGTGGGCGACCGCATTCGTGAAGTTGGTCATGAGTATGGAACGACAACGGGTCGGCCACGCCGGGTAGGTTGGTTTGACGCTGTGGTGATGCGCCACTCTAAACGTATCTCTGGCTTAACCGATCTCAGCTTGAACTGTGTCGATGTCCTATCTGGTCTGGGAGAAGTGAAAATCTGCGTAGCCTATGAGAAATCAGATGGCAGTCGGATTGATTACTACCCTGCTAGCCTTAAGGAATTGGCTGATTGTACGCCCATTTATGAAACGCTACCTGGCTGGTCAGAAGATATCACAGCTTGCAAGAGACTTGATGACCTACCTGACAATGCCCGCCGTTATGTGGAACGTGTCAGTGAATTAGTGGGGGTTAGAATTTCTACCTTCTCTGTCGGCCCTGACCGTCAACAAACTAATATTTTGAATGATATTTGGCATAGCTAA
- a CDS encoding GNAT family N-acetyltransferase, with amino-acid sequence MENSSLTPSEREQVADIIVNAFEDKIHYVWIMTSDKAKAKRLIAKHFNEDQLIVVRDQGKIQGILSYESRDQPNFLPIPWQSFRQEFGFFPSLIRSLGYYIYKHSQSKAQARDWHIDLLAVHSQARGQGIGSQLLQKASQAAKADHKQQVILEVVNSNPRGKKFYEQNGFKTSDHQTIPRLFQPFTKAANFSSFYIMKKRV; translated from the coding sequence TTGGAAAATTCATCCCTAACACCAAGTGAACGTGAACAAGTTGCCGACATCATTGTCAATGCCTTCGAAGACAAAATCCACTATGTTTGGATTATGACTAGCGACAAGGCCAAAGCTAAACGCCTGATCGCTAAACATTTTAACGAAGACCAATTAATCGTCGTCCGCGACCAAGGCAAGATCCAAGGCATCCTCTCCTATGAAAGCCGGGACCAACCCAACTTCCTCCCCATCCCCTGGCAGAGCTTCCGCCAAGAATTCGGCTTCTTCCCCTCCCTGATCCGCAGCCTAGGCTACTACATCTACAAGCACAGCCAAAGTAAGGCCCAAGCAAGAGACTGGCACATCGACCTCCTCGCCGTCCACTCCCAAGCCAGGGGCCAAGGCATCGGTAGCCAACTCCTCCAAAAAGCCAGCCAAGCCGCCAAGGCCGACCACAAACAACAAGTCATCCTAGAAGTCGTCAACAGCAACCCCCGCGGCAAAAAATTCTACGAACAAAACGGCTTCAAAACCAGCGACCACCAAACCATCCCCCGCCTCTTCCAACCCTTCACCAAAGCCGCCAACTTCAGCAGCTTCTATATCATGAAAAAAAGGGTGTGA
- a CDS encoding FUSC family protein, protein MGQTRFHLGMRTFKTGLSFFLIALLYDLFSTHSPQIAALSAGFSQRTDFQSTNKYGRHRIFGNFIGGLMALLCVSLMTLFPDWQIFSYLFPALGVMLTIILGNAFNSSQAIVGSIAIYTIVLYSIPDQERILYVFWRLVDTLVGAAVALFVEWALSRERVDAVKKFLTK, encoded by the coding sequence ATGGGACAGACAAGATTTCACTTAGGAATGCGGACTTTTAAGACAGGCCTCAGTTTCTTTTTAATCGCCTTGCTATATGATCTCTTTAGCACCCATTCTCCCCAGATTGCTGCCTTGTCTGCTGGATTTAGCCAGCGAACGGATTTCCAGTCGACCAATAAATATGGCCGCCACCGGATTTTTGGGAATTTTATTGGGGGCTTGATGGCCCTTCTCTGTGTCTCTTTGATGACCCTCTTCCCTGATTGGCAGATTTTTTCTTATCTCTTTCCTGCTTTGGGGGTTATGCTCACCATTATCTTAGGCAATGCTTTTAATTCCTCGCAAGCGATTGTAGGTTCCATTGCGATTTATACGATCGTCCTCTATTCCATTCCCGACCAGGAACGGATTCTCTATGTTTTCTGGCGCTTAGTGGATACCTTAGTAGGAGCGGCAGTTGCGCTTTTCGTCGAATGGGCTCTATCGCGAGAAAGGGTGGATGCGGTTAAAAAATTTTTGACAAAATAA
- a CDS encoding DUF1576 domain-containing protein, whose product MLGTVLEHLDAYFLKKNLISSNFLYLLALFFIVCGLLIQPLPELLQGYWQILIAPSNLLTDYFAVGGYGATFVNAGILMLLNAFMVSRHAKWMTGPLFAALFTVTGFAFFGKNLFNTIPFMMGAWLYTKFLSIPFKKVLLTALFSTALSPVVSLVSFGQGLPLAWGIPLGYALGIFIGFVVSPIASSFLRFHLGFNLYNLGFTSGVLAMVVASVMRSFKLAVDVENIQVTMNYGPVFGFVILLCLFLILMGWSANRFSFKGYRDLTREAGTSVTDFVLLHGSALTLANVGILGLLATGYVWLLDGVLNGPVMGGILTVMGFAAFGKHPRNVAPVVLGIFLMQYFMLTHDPDMTSAILAALFGTTLAPIAGHYGPLAGFLAGALHATLVNNVGGVHAGLNLYNNGFSGGFVAATMAPVLETITEWRRDRAERSRISEG is encoded by the coding sequence TTGTTAGGCACTGTACTCGAACATCTCGATGCCTATTTTTTAAAGAAGAATCTCATTTCTAGCAACTTTTTATACCTTTTGGCCCTATTTTTTATTGTTTGTGGTCTTTTAATCCAGCCCCTGCCTGAACTTTTGCAGGGCTATTGGCAGATTCTCATCGCGCCTTCGAATTTATTGACGGACTATTTTGCTGTCGGAGGCTACGGGGCAACCTTTGTTAATGCCGGGATCCTTATGTTACTGAATGCTTTTATGGTGAGCCGCCATGCCAAATGGATGACAGGGCCACTTTTTGCGGCACTCTTTACTGTAACAGGTTTTGCTTTTTTTGGCAAAAATTTATTCAATACCATTCCCTTTATGATGGGGGCTTGGCTTTATACAAAGTTTTTATCTATTCCTTTTAAAAAAGTCCTGCTGACAGCCCTCTTTTCAACGGCTTTGAGTCCTGTTGTGAGTCTGGTGAGTTTCGGCCAGGGCCTGCCCTTGGCTTGGGGAATTCCTCTGGGCTATGCTTTGGGTATTTTTATTGGCTTTGTGGTGAGTCCCATTGCTTCTTCCTTCCTCCGCTTCCACCTGGGTTTTAACCTTTATAATTTGGGCTTTACCAGTGGAGTTCTGGCTATGGTAGTGGCTAGCGTCATGCGGTCTTTTAAGTTGGCTGTTGACGTGGAGAATATTCAGGTGACGATGAACTATGGGCCGGTCTTTGGCTTTGTCATCTTGCTCTGTCTCTTCCTAATCTTGATGGGCTGGAGTGCCAATCGATTTAGCTTCAAGGGCTACCGGGACTTGACCCGGGAGGCCGGGACCTCGGTGACGGACTTTGTCTTGTTGCATGGGTCAGCCTTGACCCTGGCTAATGTTGGTATTTTGGGCCTTTTAGCGACAGGCTATGTTTGGCTATTGGATGGGGTTTTGAATGGTCCCGTCATGGGAGGTATCTTGACGGTCATGGGTTTTGCGGCCTTTGGGAAGCACCCTCGCAATGTCGCCCCAGTGGTCTTAGGCATCTTCTTAATGCAGTATTTCATGCTGACCCATGATCCCGATATGACTTCCGCTATTCTAGCGGCCTTGTTTGGGACGACTCTGGCTCCAATCGCTGGCCATTACGGACCACTAGCGGGTTTCTTAGCGGGGGCCTTGCATGCGACCCTGGTGAACAATGTAGGGGGCGTCCACGCAGGCTTAAATTTGTACAATAATGGTTTTTCAGGGGGCTTTGTCGCTGCGACGATGGCACCTGTACTCGAGACGATAACAGAATGGAGGCGAGACCGTGCTGAACGCTCAAGAATATCGGAAGGCTAA
- a CDS encoding threonine/serine exporter family protein, with product MINFILQIIAAYFVGYTCSICVQTPPRQIYRASIIAATGWLVYLICLDFLTLEVGGATYIASLAIAGMSQWFSRRYHQPVTVFFIPGFYTLVPGGGMYRTALYLIQSDYSRGLSELATTMFTALAIALAVFTADTVIDILRRQRELEKKIRNWRK from the coding sequence ATGATTAACTTTATCTTACAGATTATTGCAGCTTACTTTGTGGGCTATACTTGTTCGATCTGTGTTCAAACGCCCCCACGTCAAATTTACCGGGCGTCAATTATTGCAGCAACAGGCTGGCTGGTCTATTTGATTTGTTTGGATTTTCTGACTTTAGAAGTGGGCGGGGCGACCTATATTGCAAGTTTAGCCATTGCAGGCATGTCTCAATGGTTCTCTCGGCGCTACCACCAACCTGTGACGGTCTTCTTCATTCCGGGATTTTATACCCTAGTGCCTGGGGGCGGCATGTATCGGACGGCTCTTTATCTCATTCAATCCGACTATTCGCGTGGTCTAAGTGAACTTGCGACCACCATGTTTACGGCCCTAGCCATTGCTCTGGCAGTCTTCACCGCAGATACGGTTATCGATATCCTGCGCCGCCAGCGTGAACTAGAGAAGAAAATTCGCAACTGGCGAAAGTGA